One segment of Nodosilinea sp. PGN35 DNA contains the following:
- a CDS encoding anthranilate phosphoribosyltransferase family protein, which produces MSHEFRDLLKQVGSGSHTSRALTRTEAEAATRLMLTQTATPAQIGAFMIAHRIKRPTVEELAGTLDAYEKLGPTLPAIADGRPALVLSCPYDGRSRTAPVTPITALVLLAAGVPVVLHGGDRMPTKAGIPLIELWQQLGVDLRSHSLEQAHTLLNRTGLGFVYLPQHFPLAHGLVPYREQIGKRPPFATVELLWSPYAGPHTLVMGFVHPPTEEFAKGTFALRGQTDWITVKGLEGSCDLARGRTAIVGVNHLGQTDRLLLHPRDYGFEGDDVELGDEGTLGDRLLNVLSGHPSELAKTALWNAGFYLWQGGIADSLETGLTQAHDIIATGGAMAKLNELQLQAASLNQPLAYSRS; this is translated from the coding sequence ATGAGCCACGAGTTTCGGGATTTGCTCAAACAGGTCGGCAGCGGCAGCCACACCTCCAGGGCGCTAACCCGCACCGAGGCCGAAGCCGCCACCCGCCTGATGCTGACCCAAACGGCCACCCCGGCTCAGATCGGCGCGTTTATGATTGCCCACCGCATCAAGCGCCCCACGGTCGAGGAGCTGGCGGGCACCCTCGACGCCTACGAAAAGCTGGGGCCAACCCTACCTGCCATAGCCGATGGCCGCCCTGCCCTGGTGCTGAGCTGCCCCTACGACGGGCGATCGCGCACCGCCCCGGTCACCCCGATCACCGCCCTGGTGCTGCTGGCGGCGGGGGTGCCAGTGGTGCTGCACGGGGGCGATCGCATGCCCACCAAAGCAGGCATTCCCCTGATCGAACTCTGGCAGCAGCTCGGGGTTGACCTGCGCTCCCACAGCCTGGAGCAGGCCCACACCCTGCTTAACCGCACCGGCCTTGGCTTTGTCTACCTGCCCCAGCACTTTCCGCTGGCCCATGGGCTAGTGCCCTACCGCGAGCAAATCGGCAAACGCCCTCCCTTTGCCACGGTAGAACTGCTGTGGTCGCCCTACGCTGGCCCCCACACCCTGGTGATGGGCTTTGTGCACCCCCCCACCGAAGAGTTTGCCAAGGGCACCTTTGCCCTGCGTGGCCAGACCGACTGGATTACCGTTAAAGGGCTAGAGGGCAGCTGCGATCTGGCGCGGGGCAGAACGGCGATCGTCGGCGTCAACCATCTGGGGCAAACCGATCGCCTGCTGCTGCACCCCCGCGACTACGGGTTTGAGGGCGACGATGTGGAGCTAGGGGATGAGGGAACGCTGGGCGATCGCCTGCTGAATGTGCTCTCGGGCCACCCCTCAGAACTGGCCAAAACCGCCCTGTGGAACGCCGGGTTTTACCTGTGGCAGGGGGGTATTGCAGACTCGCTAGAGACCGGATTGACCCAAGCCCACGACATCATTGCCACAGGCGGCGCGATGGCTAAGCTCAACGAATTGCAGCTTCAGGCCGCCAGC